The genomic segment GCCGGTCACATAGTGATTGGTGTTGTCGCGCACGCCCTCACGCAGCGGATGCTTCTCGACCGGCATGTCGTAATACTGCATGTCCGCGAGCCAGTCGACCACGTCGCGGCCCCGATAGAAGCGCGCGCAACGCGGCGCTTCGCCCACGGCGAGCACGACTTTGCGTCCTGCCAGATGCAAGTCTTCGGCGATCTGCGCGCCGGATTGACCGGTGCCGACCACCATCACCGCGCCTTCAGGCAAAGACTGCGGATTGCGATACGCAGACGATTGCAACTGCCCGATATGTGCAGGAAGGCGCTCGGCAAAACGCGGCACGATTGGCGTGTGATATCCGCCCGACGCCACGACGACCTGATCCGCGGTGAAATCGCCGCGCGATGTTGAAATCGTATAAACACCGTCTTCGCGCTGCTTTACGCGGCGCACTTCCGTTCGCTCGAGTACAGGTGCTTCGACGTGTGCAATAAAGCCGTCGAGATATTGAATGATCTCGTCCTTCTTCATGAACCCATGCGGATCATCGCCCTGATACGGATAACCCGGCAACGCGCATTGCCAGTTCGGCGTGACCAGACAGAACGCGTCCCAGCGTTGCTCTCGCCATGTGTGCGTCACCGTGTTCTTTTCGACGACCAGATGGTCGATGCCGGATTGCTTCAGGTGATAGCTGACCGACAAACCCGCCTGCCCGCCGCCGACAACGAGCACGCTGTAATGCCCTTCGGCGCGCGCGTGATGTGCTGGATTCGACATGATGCGTCCTCTGAGAAAATGTCCGCCTAGCTGAACTCGATAACCTTGACCGTCGCGTCCGGTTGATCGCGAAAACGCTCAGCGTCGCGCTCGATTTGCGCTAGCTGATCCATCGCCGCCGAACAGGCGAAGCCGTACTTTTCGCGCACTCGATCCGAGGCGATATTCAGCGCCTGTCGCGAACGTGTGACGAAATCGTCTAGTGGATAGGCCTCACCGGGTTTAAAAAAATCGCCGATCACGAGCGAAGGCGAATAACAGTTTGCTTCGTCGCCGTCGGGCCATTGAATCCGAAAGTGCATGACAGGCATTGCAACTCCTCAAATCAGTTGATGGGTAGCTCGTACGTCGCGAGAAAGTGGTGGTAGGCGTCGACGTGACGCTGCGCACTCGCGCGCCAATTGAAGCGCGCGAGTAATGCCGGGACGGCGTGATCGAAATCGATCGTCGCAGTGTCGAGCGCATGGAGCAATGCAGACGCGATTGAATCGATATCGGTGGGATCGGCCCAGCAGCATGTCGCGTCGTCGAGGTACTCGGTGAATGGGGCAATTGCCGAGGCCACTACCGGTGTTCCGCTCGCTAACGCCTCCAGTACCACCAGGCCGAAGCCTTCTCGCAGCGACACCATCGACAGCACATCCGCGATTCGAAATAGCGCCGGCATGGCGGCGTCTTCTAGCGGGCCGGTTATCACCACGCCTTTTAGCGGACCGGTAGAGAGGCCCAATTCCTCTACTCGCCGGAGTACGCCGCGAGTGTAGGCGTCGTGGTCTAGCAGACTCGCACCGCCAGCGATAACGAGTTGCGCCTCCGGCCGAACGTTACGTATAGAAGCAAACGCTTCCAGCAGCGCCAATGTGTTCTTGCGCCCTTCGATACCGCCCACGGAGAGAACAATCGGTCCATCTCCAATGCCGAAACGTTGTCTGATTTCAGAGTCGTAATCATCGGCACGAGAGGAAAAGCGTTGGATGTCTACCCCATTCGGAACGGTGATCGCATCGATTCCCCACGCCGCTTTCATCTCGCGAGTCCACGTATCGCTCACACACAGCACCTGATCGGCGTCCTGATACGCGCGCAATTGCCATGCAGCCAGACGCGGATTATCGAAATGGTCCAGATGATGCACAGTGCGCACGAAACCGCGGATCAGCCCTTGCGCCTTCAACTCCGCGAGCGCGTTGCCGCTTATGCTGTCCTGCGCATGCAACACGTCGAACGAAGCCGGATCCTGTTCGATCAACGCGCGATGAAACGCATCGATTCGCGCTTCCACCATCTCCACAGTATTGGCTTGCGACAACGTAATCGGTGCATACACCACACGGCACGGCGGCAATCGGAACAGCGTCTCTCCCGGAGCGGCGGGCACGAACACCGTCACGTCATGTCCGAGCGAAGTCAATGCGCTTGCCAATTCAAGCGTGTGCACCACCCCGCCACGTGGATTGACCGAATGCGTCAGCAATGCAATACGTAGCAAGCTATGCACCTCATTCATCGCGCACCTTCCTTTGCAACGATGAACGGCTCGCGTTTGAAGTCCCACAACACGGTTGAGTCATTTTGCCGATGCAGCGATACTTCGAGCGAATCATCGACGACACCGATTACCGCACATGCCAGCG from the Paraburkholderia fungorum genome contains:
- a CDS encoding MSMEG_0570 family nitrogen starvation response protein — protein: MPVMHFRIQWPDGDEANCYSPSLVIGDFFKPGEAYPLDDFVTRSRQALNIASDRVREKYGFACSAAMDQLAQIERDAERFRDQPDATVKVIEFS
- a CDS encoding MSMEG_0569 family flavin-dependent oxidoreductase, whose protein sequence is MSNPAHHARAEGHYSVLVVGGGQAGLSVSYHLKQSGIDHLVVEKNTVTHTWREQRWDAFCLVTPNWQCALPGYPYQGDDPHGFMKKDEIIQYLDGFIAHVEAPVLERTEVRRVKQREDGVYTISTSRGDFTADQVVVASGGYHTPIVPRFAERLPAHIGQLQSSAYRNPQSLPEGAVMVVGTGQSGAQIAEDLHLAGRKVVLAVGEAPRCARFYRGRDVVDWLADMQYYDMPVEKHPLREGVRDNTNHYVTGRDGGRDIDLRKFAAEGMELYGRLDDLQDGQFHFSPTLASNLDSADDTYNRINASIDGFIEKHAIDAPAGEPYEPVWRPEQERTTLDVETSGIAAIIWCIGFTPDFSWLDAPVFNGRGYPAHTRGITPIDGLYFVGLPWLHTWGSGRFSGVARDAEFIVRAIREKAKERASLTAAVAA
- a CDS encoding MSMEG_0565 family glycosyltransferase gives rise to the protein MNEVHSLLRIALLTHSVNPRGGVVHTLELASALTSLGHDVTVFVPAAPGETLFRLPPCRVVYAPITLSQANTVEMVEARIDAFHRALIEQDPASFDVLHAQDSISGNALAELKAQGLIRGFVRTVHHLDHFDNPRLAAWQLRAYQDADQVLCVSDTWTREMKAAWGIDAITVPNGVDIQRFSSRADDYDSEIRQRFGIGDGPIVLSVGGIEGRKNTLALLEAFASIRNVRPEAQLVIAGGASLLDHDAYTRGVLRRVEELGLSTGPLKGVVITGPLEDAAMPALFRIADVLSMVSLREGFGLVVLEALASGTPVVASAIAPFTEYLDDATCCWADPTDIDSIASALLHALDTATIDFDHAVPALLARFNWRASAQRHVDAYHHFLATYELPIN